Proteins encoded together in one Desulfuromonas acetexigens window:
- a CDS encoding lysophospholipid acyltransferase family protein, producing the protein MTHSSRPPAPHGFRNQPRDKRQSRGRYLLEYLLFLTLAGLTRVLPRVTALRLGGKLGELARLTQKKRVATATDNLRRAYPEKSSEEIKADVRAVFRHLGVSAVEMLRLDLFRGQADVDRYFTLVGMEHLHQAHAMGKGVLLLTGHIGFWEVGTFLIPQLGFPVDFVAKRMKNPYVDRYFERLREAAGGRCIESKKGARRILRALKQKHMIAVLLDQHISRSEAVPVDFFGRKAWTTPIITQLAMKQGIPIVPIYSYRTEDFHYEIIAQPPILFADEPGAETVIHNTAHLTANIEAAVRRAPTQWFWVHRRWRD; encoded by the coding sequence ATGACTCACTCTTCACGCCCGCCTGCCCCCCACGGCTTTCGTAATCAGCCGAGAGACAAGCGGCAAAGCCGCGGCCGTTATCTTCTCGAATACCTTCTCTTTCTGACTCTGGCCGGGCTGACCCGCGTCCTGCCCCGCGTCACCGCCCTGCGCCTGGGGGGAAAACTGGGGGAGTTGGCGCGATTGACGCAGAAAAAACGCGTCGCAACCGCAACCGACAACCTGCGCCGCGCCTATCCCGAAAAATCGAGCGAGGAGATCAAGGCCGACGTGCGGGCGGTCTTTCGTCATCTCGGGGTGAGCGCCGTCGAGATGCTGCGCCTCGACCTGTTTCGCGGCCAGGCCGACGTGGATCGTTATTTCACCCTGGTCGGCATGGAACACCTGCATCAGGCCCACGCCATGGGCAAGGGGGTCCTGCTCCTGACCGGGCACATCGGCTTCTGGGAAGTGGGGACTTTTTTGATCCCGCAACTGGGCTTTCCCGTCGATTTCGTCGCCAAACGCATGAAAAACCCTTACGTCGACCGCTATTTTGAGCGATTGCGGGAAGCCGCTGGCGGCCGCTGCATAGAGAGTAAAAAAGGCGCCCGGCGGATTCTGCGCGCCCTCAAACAAAAACATATGATCGCCGTCCTTCTCGACCAGCACATCAGCCGGAGCGAGGCGGTCCCCGTCGATTTTTTCGGGCGCAAGGCCTGGACCACCCCAATCATCACCCAACTCGCCATGAAACAGGGTATCCCCATCGTCCCCATCTATTCCTACCGTACCGAGGACTTCCATTACGAAATCATCGCGCAGCCGCCGATTCTCTTCGCCGACGAGCCGGGGGCGGAAACGGTGATCCACAATACCGCTCACCTCACCGCCAATATCGAAGCGGCGGTGCGACGGGCGCCGACCCAGTGGTTCTGGGTTCATCGCCGCTGGCGGGACTGA
- a CDS encoding tRNA (cytidine(34)-2'-O)-methyltransferase, translated as MTSQTAFHLVLIEPEIPPNTGNIARLCGATGTILHLVGKLGFSIDDKQLKRAGLDYWEAIDVRRWDSLSQLQAAFPDGRWWYTSKKAARSHVEAEFLPGDFLVFGKETEGLPADLLAAHPERCLRIPIFSPIVRSLNLSTAAGIVLYEALRQTGRLT; from the coding sequence GTGACCAGCCAAACAGCCTTTCACCTCGTCCTCATCGAGCCGGAAATCCCCCCCAACACCGGCAACATCGCCCGGCTGTGCGGCGCCACCGGCACCATTCTGCATCTGGTCGGCAAGCTCGGTTTCAGTATCGACGACAAACAACTGAAGCGGGCCGGGCTCGACTACTGGGAAGCCATCGACGTGCGCCGCTGGGACTCACTTTCCCAGTTGCAAGCGGCTTTTCCCGATGGACGCTGGTGGTACACCTCGAAAAAGGCCGCCCGTAGCCATGTCGAGGCCGAGTTTCTTCCCGGCGATTTCCTCGTTTTCGGCAAGGAGACCGAAGGGCTGCCCGCAGACCTTCTCGCCGCCCACCCGGAGCGCTGCCTGCGCATTCCAATCTTCTCCCCCATCGTCCGCAGCCTCAACCTCTCCACCGCCGCCGGCATCGTGCTTTATGAAGCCCTGCGACAAACGGGACGGCTGACCTGA
- a CDS encoding NAD-dependent epimerase/dehydratase family protein, giving the protein MFQLSGKRIFITGIAGFLGSHIADRCLAEGYRVSGCDNLMGGYLDNVPSGAVFHQIDCNDFVPLATLMKDVDIVYHCAATAYEGLSVFSPHLVTRNVVTATSGVVSAAAAGGVKRFVLCSSMARYGTNEVPFTEDMVPAPQDPYGIAKWSAERLLANIAETHGMEWVVAVPHNIIGPRQRYDDPYRNVAAIFINLMLQGRQPYIYGDGNQSRCFSYISDVVDPLLRMASDDRCVHEIINIGPDDEFVTINELAATIARLLDFDLQPNRIDSRPQEVFFANCCADKARRLLDYQPKVKLEEGLAVMIAWIKSRGPRPFLHNVELEIDGPLAPKTWSKKVL; this is encoded by the coding sequence GTGTTTCAATTGAGCGGAAAACGAATTTTCATTACGGGAATAGCCGGTTTTTTAGGGAGTCATATTGCGGACAGGTGCCTGGCTGAAGGGTACCGGGTTTCAGGATGTGACAACCTGATGGGTGGCTACCTTGACAATGTTCCGAGTGGTGCTGTCTTTCATCAAATCGACTGCAATGATTTTGTGCCACTGGCCACTTTGATGAAAGACGTCGATATTGTCTACCATTGCGCTGCCACAGCCTATGAAGGCCTCTCCGTATTCAGCCCACATCTGGTCACCCGGAACGTTGTCACGGCAACCAGTGGCGTTGTTTCCGCGGCAGCGGCCGGAGGAGTCAAGCGCTTCGTTCTCTGTTCGTCCATGGCCAGGTACGGCACCAATGAGGTTCCGTTTACCGAGGATATGGTGCCGGCTCCTCAGGACCCCTACGGTATCGCCAAATGGAGTGCGGAACGGCTGCTGGCCAATATTGCCGAAACCCACGGCATGGAGTGGGTGGTGGCGGTTCCTCACAATATCATCGGGCCGCGGCAGCGGTACGACGATCCGTATCGCAACGTGGCCGCTATTTTCATCAACCTGATGTTGCAAGGACGCCAGCCCTATATCTACGGGGACGGCAATCAGAGTCGCTGTTTCAGTTATATCTCTGATGTGGTCGACCCGCTGCTGCGGATGGCCTCGGACGACCGCTGTGTCCATGAGATCATCAATATTGGTCCCGACGATGAGTTTGTCACCATCAACGAGCTAGCCGCCACAATCGCCCGGCTGCTCGATTTTGATCTGCAGCCGAACCGGATCGATAGCCGCCCCCAGGAGGTTTTCTTTGCCAACTGCTGCGCCGACAAGGCCCGGCGACTGCTCGATTACCAGCCGAAGGTGAAACTCGAAGAGGGATTGGCTGTTATGATCGCCTGGATCAAATCTCGCGGGCCCCGCCCTTTTTTACACAATGTTGAGTTGGAAATAGACGGGCCGCTCGCGCCGAAAACATGGTCGAAGAAGGTCCTGTGA
- a CDS encoding LTA synthase family protein, whose amino-acid sequence MAIFKVLAYLSLIVVTLTPFFRRLALSGVGEYIGLLSDAGVGLLLLALLLWAPRPVRILLALLWAAFMIGANELAAAMNRLPTWQDLHYLTNADFVQKSASGFNFSAPGLVWPLAVTALLVALLPLARPRLRYSLPLLVVGVAILGLHTRLSLARDDLAVIPRHNALHWFVIDTFFAPPPLTAEELANFRLPPEYDRADFDGVPLIPTGKAKNVLIITLEGIPGLYHPEIRQAMGVGNYDKVTMTRLAESTPGAMLIPDFTVHSHQTIRGLYALLCGDFSKQSWSTAKAVELFGNPRRAEQCLPAQLAAQGWENHYLQGAGLAFMGKDRFMPLIGFHEVHGSEWFTEPNPYPFEWGAIDAVLFRGARAYIADLRKKEKPWMLTLLTVGTHQPYAVPDEIVANYPDRRAATVDQLDQALGQFIEDLRADGVLEDTLVVIAADESHGAEIGDWTSSWGMGMVLAPEGETLPRLKPGGYGLVDTEISILDYLGLPVPEEVVGRSFFRDYTSPREMIAFTASKRRRHTADNLRYECSDDGRCRVGKADSLLGPPPADFTRDEQGRRNPVFLIAGALDRKLLPKEGARVLNFADGEIRPLPEKIRSEWSDTLVGAQGLDFPANSRVHVTIRVKMLQAPPEGVQLKLILKMWEHTIHSIPLPEFPVLRAQEEGTVEFSFDNPEERRSFSFHLLGEGKDAVVQMEEFRVSVEI is encoded by the coding sequence ATGGCCATCTTTAAGGTTCTTGCCTATCTTTCCCTGATCGTTGTCACCCTGACCCCCTTTTTTCGTCGTCTCGCGCTCAGTGGGGTTGGCGAATACATCGGGCTGCTCTCCGATGCCGGGGTGGGTCTGCTCCTGCTCGCCCTGCTCCTTTGGGCGCCCCGGCCGGTGCGCATCCTGCTCGCCCTGCTCTGGGCGGCGTTCATGATCGGCGCCAATGAACTGGCGGCGGCGATGAACCGCCTGCCGACCTGGCAGGATCTGCATTATCTGACCAATGCCGATTTCGTCCAGAAGAGCGCCTCCGGCTTCAATTTTTCCGCTCCCGGACTGGTCTGGCCGCTGGCGGTCACGGCGCTGCTGGTCGCTCTTTTGCCCCTGGCCCGGCCGCGCCTGCGCTATTCCCTGCCCCTGCTCGTCGTCGGCGTCGCCATCCTCGGCCTGCACACCCGCCTCAGCCTTGCCCGCGACGATCTTGCCGTCATCCCCCGGCACAATGCCCTGCACTGGTTTGTCATCGACACCTTCTTCGCCCCGCCCCCCTTGACTGCCGAGGAGCTGGCCAACTTCCGTCTCCCCCCGGAGTACGACCGGGCCGATTTCGACGGAGTGCCCCTGATTCCCACGGGCAAGGCCAAAAATGTGTTGATCATCACCTTGGAGGGGATTCCCGGTCTCTACCACCCCGAAATCCGTCAGGCCATGGGGGTGGGGAATTACGACAAGGTGACCATGACCCGCCTGGCGGAAAGCACCCCCGGGGCGATGCTGATTCCCGACTTCACCGTTCACAGCCACCAGACCATTCGCGGCCTTTACGCCCTGCTTTGCGGCGATTTCAGCAAACAGTCCTGGAGTACGGCCAAGGCGGTGGAGCTTTTCGGCAACCCCCGGCGGGCCGAACAATGCCTGCCCGCCCAGCTCGCCGCCCAGGGTTGGGAGAACCACTACCTGCAAGGGGCCGGGCTCGCCTTCATGGGCAAGGACCGCTTCATGCCCCTGATCGGTTTCCATGAGGTGCACGGTTCGGAATGGTTCACTGAGCCCAATCCCTATCCCTTCGAATGGGGGGCGATCGACGCGGTCCTCTTTCGTGGCGCCCGCGCGTATATCGCCGACCTGCGGAAGAAGGAGAAGCCCTGGATGCTGACCCTGCTGACCGTCGGCACCCATCAGCCCTACGCCGTGCCCGATGAGATCGTCGCCAACTATCCCGACCGCCGCGCCGCCACCGTTGATCAGCTCGATCAGGCCCTGGGCCAGTTCATCGAGGATCTGCGCGCGGACGGGGTGCTGGAGGATACCCTGGTGGTCATCGCCGCGGACGAATCCCACGGCGCGGAAATCGGCGACTGGACCAGCAGTTGGGGGATGGGGATGGTTCTGGCACCGGAAGGCGAGACCTTGCCGCGCCTCAAGCCGGGGGGGTACGGGCTGGTCGATACGGAGATCTCGATCCTCGACTATCTCGGGCTGCCGGTGCCGGAGGAGGTCGTCGGCCGCAGTTTCTTCCGCGATTACACAAGCCCTCGGGAGATGATCGCTTTCACCGCCTCCAAGCGCCGCCGGCATACGGCCGACAATCTGCGCTACGAATGCAGCGACGACGGCCGTTGTCGAGTCGGAAAGGCCGACAGCTTGCTCGGGCCCCCTCCGGCCGACTTCACCCGCGACGAGCAGGGGCGCCGAAATCCCGTCTTTCTCATCGCCGGCGCCCTCGACCGCAAGCTGCTGCCCAAGGAGGGGGCGCGGGTGCTGAACTTCGCCGACGGCGAAATCCGCCCCCTGCCGGAGAAGATCCGCAGCGAGTGGTCCGATACCCTGGTCGGTGCCCAGGGGCTCGATTTCCCAGCGAATTCCAGGGTCCATGTCACGATCAGGGTGAAGATGCTGCAAGCGCCGCCGGAGGGAGTGCAGCTCAAGCTGATTCTGAAGATGTGGGAACACACTATCCACAGCATTCCCCTTCCCGAGTTCCCGGTTCTGCGCGCGCAGGAGGAAGGGACGGTCGAATTCTCCTTCGACAACCCGGAAGAGCGGCGGTCCTTCTCCTTTCACCTCCTGGGGGAGGGGAAGGATGCGGTCGTGCAGATGGAGGAGTTTCGGGTGTCTGTGGAGATCTGA
- a CDS encoding MarR family winged helix-turn-helix transcriptional regulator, whose protein sequence is MTDDLCYKLNYLGRLLLSQVNQRIRVHGVTQGQLPVLCCLHDEEGQTQKELCQKIQVEQPTMANTLYRMERDGLIYRTLNEDDKRQARIFLSEKTRPTVEVLRIKRDEVIAAMTRHMTREELETFHRLLDKAMQSLENQKSDE, encoded by the coding sequence ATGACCGATGACCTCTGCTACAAACTGAACTACCTGGGCCGGTTGCTGCTCTCGCAAGTCAATCAACGGATCAGAGTCCACGGCGTCACACAGGGGCAGCTTCCGGTACTCTGCTGTCTGCATGACGAGGAGGGCCAGACCCAGAAGGAGCTCTGCCAAAAAATTCAGGTTGAGCAGCCGACCATGGCCAACACTCTCTACCGCATGGAACGGGACGGCTTGATCTACCGAACCTTAAACGAGGATGACAAGCGCCAGGCGCGGATTTTTCTCAGCGAAAAAACCCGTCCCACCGTCGAAGTCCTGCGAATAAAACGGGATGAAGTGATCGCCGCAATGACCCGGCACATGACCAGGGAAGAACTAGAAACTTTCCACCGCCTGCTCGACAAGGCCATGCAGTCGCTGGAAAATCAAAAATCAGACGAATGA
- the lpdA gene encoding dihydrolipoyl dehydrogenase: protein MKNFDVVIIGGGPGGMTAGIMLSQNGKSVAIVQMEQDSFGGTCLNRGCMPTKSMLKAATTYRHAKQAGIYGLDLEVKPVDLARVRAVADQDIAQLREMVQGMFAQAPITAFRGQGAFTSDHEIMITKSNGVTDLIRGETIIVATGSQPVELPFAPFDGRHILSSDHLLRNTELPETMLIVGGGAVGCEFATLYHTFGSKIILVEALASIIPREDREAGKMLQSAFENQGLTVKTQTRIERLEISHDKVQVHYAGDVPTDTVDKVLVAIGRRPNIEHLNLQAAGVVTEKGAIKVNPSLQTNIPHIYALGDVISGMSLAHSAEKEGQVLAMNLLNGTENRMNVGTVPRVTFCHPEVAAIGVTEADDGIKTLTLPQVPNGRALVDKVAPAFMKLFVEEKTERIAGAVIIGEAATEMIHELALAMENKLTLGQIAQTVHVHPTHSKNILHAVQHALHG from the coding sequence ATGAAAAACTTTGATGTCGTGATTATCGGCGGGGGGCCCGGTGGCATGACCGCAGGCATCATGCTGAGCCAGAACGGAAAATCCGTAGCCATCGTGCAAATGGAGCAGGATTCCTTCGGGGGAACCTGCCTGAACCGCGGCTGCATGCCGACCAAATCGATGCTCAAGGCTGCGACGACCTACCGTCACGCCAAACAGGCCGGGATTTATGGCCTGGACCTGGAGGTGAAGCCTGTTGACCTGGCCCGGGTACGCGCCGTCGCCGACCAGGACATCGCCCAGTTGCGTGAGATGGTTCAGGGGATGTTTGCCCAGGCGCCGATCACCGCCTTCAGAGGCCAGGGCGCCTTTACCTCCGACCACGAAATCATGATCACGAAGAGTAACGGGGTTACCGACCTCATCCGGGGTGAAACGATTATTGTCGCGACCGGATCGCAACCCGTTGAGCTTCCGTTTGCCCCTTTCGACGGACGGCATATCCTCTCCAGCGACCACCTCCTGAGAAACACCGAATTACCGGAAACGATGCTGATTGTCGGCGGCGGTGCCGTCGGCTGCGAATTCGCCACCCTGTACCATACCTTCGGCAGCAAAATCATCCTCGTCGAAGCGCTGGCAAGCATTATCCCCCGTGAAGATCGGGAGGCAGGAAAAATGCTGCAAAGCGCCTTTGAAAACCAGGGGCTCACGGTCAAAACGCAGACCCGGATCGAACGTCTGGAAATCAGCCATGACAAGGTTCAGGTTCATTATGCCGGGGATGTGCCCACCGATACCGTCGACAAGGTGCTGGTCGCCATCGGTCGCCGGCCGAACATTGAACATCTCAATCTCCAAGCCGCCGGGGTCGTCACCGAGAAAGGGGCGATCAAGGTCAATCCGTCGCTTCAGACCAATATCCCCCACATCTATGCCCTGGGCGATGTGATCAGCGGAATGTCTCTCGCCCACTCAGCGGAGAAGGAGGGACAGGTGCTGGCGATGAACCTGCTGAACGGAACCGAAAACAGGATGAACGTCGGGACGGTACCGCGTGTCACTTTCTGTCACCCGGAAGTGGCCGCTATCGGCGTCACCGAGGCCGATGACGGAATCAAAACCCTGACCCTGCCCCAGGTTCCCAATGGTCGTGCCCTCGTCGACAAGGTCGCTCCGGCCTTCATGAAGCTCTTTGTCGAAGAGAAAACCGAGAGGATTGCCGGAGCCGTCATCATCGGCGAAGCGGCTACCGAAATGATCCACGAGCTGGCCCTGGCGATGGAAAACAAGCTGACCCTCGGGCAAATCGCCCAAACGGTTCATGTCCACCCCACCCACTCGAAGAACATTCTTCACGCGGTGCAACATGCCTTGCATGGATAA
- a CDS encoding type II toxin-antitoxin system VapC family toxin, with product MLTRQGTMRLWISAITKAEILYGIGLLPAGKRRDALELAARQMFEFDFSGNCLAFDDEAAGFYATEVLGRRQAGLTTTTEDAQIAAIALCHQLPLATRNTRDFALIDGLSVTDPWRAG from the coding sequence ATGCTCACCCGCCAGGGAACAATGCGCCTCTGGATCAGCGCCATCACCAAGGCCGAGATCTTGTACGGCATCGGGTTGTTGCCGGCGGGCAAGCGCCGCGATGCCCTGGAACTGGCCGCCCGGCAGATGTTCGAGTTCGATTTTTCCGGCAACTGCCTGGCGTTTGACGACGAAGCGGCCGGCTTCTATGCCACGGAGGTTCTCGGCAGGCGCCAGGCCGGTTTGACGACAACCACCGAAGATGCCCAGATCGCTGCTATCGCCCTGTGCCATCAGCTGCCGCTGGCCACAAGAAATACGCGAGACTTTGCGTTGATCGATGGTTTGTCGGTGACTGATCCCTGGAGGGCGGGATGA
- a CDS encoding HigA family addiction module antitoxin, with the protein MSKRDFPPIHPGEILREEFLVPLGISQYRLAKEIHVPARRINEIVLEKRGISANTALRLGRYFGMTAQFWINLQARYDLEVAREAIGDTLIQEIKPLNKAA; encoded by the coding sequence ATGAGCAAAAGAGATTTCCCCCCAATTCATCCCGGCGAAATTTTGAGAGAGGAATTTCTTGTTCCGTTGGGTATCAGCCAATATCGGCTCGCCAAAGAAATTCATGTACCGGCGCGGCGCATCAATGAAATCGTCTTAGAAAAGCGCGGCATCTCGGCCAACACAGCACTACGCCTTGGCCGGTATTTCGGGATGACTGCCCAGTTCTGGATCAACCTGCAGGCGCGGTATGACCTTGAAGTGGCACGTGAAGCCATAGGGGACACGTTAATACAGGAAATAAAACCGCTTAACAAGGCCGCCTGA
- the vapC gene encoding type II toxin-antitoxin system tRNA(fMet)-specific endonuclease VapC: MLYLLDTNICSYILKRRPETVKRRFEEVGPEHLGLSSVVLAELYYGAARHPQGMAIRREIDDFVSRLTLFSWDEIAADHYGEIRATLEKNGTPIGAMDMMIAAHARSLDAVLVSNNARHFQEVPELSWVDWV; the protein is encoded by the coding sequence ATGCTCTATCTGCTCGATACCAATATCTGCAGCTATATTCTCAAACGACGCCCGGAAACGGTGAAACGTCGATTTGAAGAAGTCGGACCAGAGCATCTGGGGCTTTCGTCAGTTGTCCTCGCTGAGCTCTATTATGGCGCGGCCCGTCATCCCCAGGGGATGGCTATCCGCCGGGAAATCGACGATTTTGTCTCACGTCTCACCCTTTTTTCCTGGGACGAAATCGCTGCGGATCACTACGGAGAAATTCGCGCAACATTGGAAAAAAACGGCACTCCGATCGGCGCCATGGACATGATGATCGCCGCTCACGCCCGCAGCCTTGATGCCGTGTTGGTCAGCAATAACGCCAGGCATTTTCAAGAGGTTCCGGAATTGAGCTGGGTTGATTGGGTGTAA
- a CDS encoding antitoxin produces MPNTAKIFMNGRSQAVRLPAEFRFDCKEVFIERHGDVVILRPKRQGWDSFFDRPTQVPEDFLAERTDLPLQERELF; encoded by the coding sequence ATGCCGAATACCGCTAAAATTTTCATGAACGGTCGCAGCCAAGCCGTTCGTCTCCCTGCGGAGTTCCGCTTTGATTGCAAGGAGGTCTTCATCGAGCGTCATGGGGATGTCGTCATTTTACGTCCCAAGCGCCAGGGGTGGGACTCCTTTTTTGACCGCCCCACCCAAGTGCCGGAAGACTTTCTTGCCGAGCGCACCGATCTGCCGTTGCAAGAGCGGGAGCTGTTCTGA
- a CDS encoding homoserine dehydrogenase: MREIKIGLLGFGTIGTGVVKVLQDNAQLLQDRLGAKLTLARIADLDIQTPRAVTVAPELLTTDADAILSDPAIDLVIELIGGYEPARSFVLKAIANGKHVVTANKALLALHGAEIFAAAEAKGVDVYFEAAVGGGIPIISAIRENLCANRFTSLFGILNGTCNYILSRMTNDGDDYGAVLKDAQELGYAEADPTFDVEGIDTAHKLAILISLCFGTRVRFKDIHTEGISNISALDIHFASQFGYRIKLLAIGKNENGQIEARVHPTMIPDNYPLADVHGAFNAVRLVGDFLGPAMLYGRGAGMDATASAVMGDVMAISRDMLCGVAGRTPALGYVPEAIKDLAIKPMDDIVSQYYLRFAADDKPGVLSQVSGILGKYEISITSMIQPERQIGGGVPIVMMTHDAKEANVRKALAEIDALAVIKEQSRFIRIENELG, encoded by the coding sequence ATGAGAGAAATCAAGATAGGCTTGCTCGGTTTCGGCACCATCGGCACCGGCGTGGTCAAGGTGCTGCAGGACAACGCCCAGCTTTTGCAGGATCGTCTCGGCGCCAAGCTGACCCTGGCCCGCATCGCCGATCTCGACATCCAGACCCCGCGCGCCGTCACCGTCGCCCCCGAACTGCTCACCACCGACGCCGACGCCATTCTCAGCGATCCCGCCATCGATCTGGTTATCGAACTGATCGGCGGCTACGAGCCGGCGCGCAGCTTCGTGCTCAAGGCTATCGCTAACGGCAAGCACGTGGTCACCGCCAATAAGGCGTTGCTCGCCCTGCACGGCGCGGAGATCTTCGCGGCGGCTGAGGCGAAAGGGGTGGATGTCTATTTCGAGGCGGCGGTCGGCGGCGGCATTCCGATCATCTCGGCGATCAGGGAAAATCTCTGCGCCAACCGCTTCACCAGCCTTTTCGGTATTCTCAACGGCACCTGTAACTACATCCTGTCGCGCATGACCAACGACGGCGACGATTACGGCGCGGTGCTCAAGGACGCCCAGGAGCTCGGCTACGCCGAGGCCGACCCGACCTTTGACGTCGAGGGGATCGACACCGCCCACAAACTCGCCATTCTCATCTCCCTCTGCTTCGGCACCCGGGTGCGTTTCAAGGACATTCACACCGAGGGGATCAGCAACATCTCGGCCCTTGACATCCATTTCGCCAGCCAGTTCGGCTACCGTATCAAGCTGCTGGCCATCGGCAAGAACGAAAACGGCCAGATCGAGGCCCGCGTCCATCCGACCATGATTCCCGACAACTACCCCCTGGCCGACGTTCACGGCGCTTTCAACGCCGTGCGCCTGGTCGGCGATTTCCTCGGCCCGGCCATGCTCTACGGTCGTGGCGCTGGGATGGATGCCACCGCCAGCGCGGTCATGGGGGATGTCATGGCCATTTCCCGGGACATGCTCTGCGGCGTCGCCGGCCGCACTCCGGCACTGGGTTACGTCCCCGAAGCGATTAAGGATCTGGCGATTAAGCCAATGGACGACATCGTCAGCCAATACTACCTGCGCTTCGCCGCCGACGACAAACCGGGCGTGCTTTCGCAGGTTTCCGGCATCCTCGGCAAATACGAGATCAGCATCACTTCGATGATCCAGCCCGAACGGCAGATCGGCGGCGGCGTGCCCATCGTCATGATGACCCACGACGCCAAAGAAGCCAATGTCCGCAAGGCCCTGGCCGAGATCGACGCCCTGGCGGTGATCAAGGAACAGAGCCGCTTCATCCGCATCGAGAACGAGCTGGGGTAG
- a CDS encoding M17 family peptidase N-terminal domain-containing protein: protein MSALSRSDEPLDRLPGDVAAAFFFSDLRPPRGGAALLDWRLNGRLTRMLLDGEAEGRLGEHILVANNGKLAADWALFVGAGPAPARFSASSRKLLRHLLDVCRQAGFTRLAIALSAADAAEAAALEKTLAELLAEVADPDLECRLAIDDDL from the coding sequence ATGAGCGCCCTGAGCCGGTCCGACGAACCCCTTGACCGGCTGCCGGGGGACGTGGCCGCCGCCTTCTTCTTCAGCGATCTCAGACCGCCCCGGGGCGGCGCCGCACTCCTTGACTGGCGGCTGAACGGGCGGCTCACCCGCATGCTCCTCGACGGCGAAGCCGAGGGCAGGCTCGGCGAACATATCCTGGTCGCCAACAACGGTAAACTGGCTGCGGACTGGGCCCTCTTCGTCGGTGCTGGGCCCGCTCCGGCGCGGTTCTCCGCCTCTTCCCGCAAGCTTCTGCGCCATCTGCTCGATGTCTGCCGACAGGCCGGCTTCACCCGCTTGGCCATCGCCCTCAGCGCCGCCGATGCGGCAGAGGCCGCAGCTCTGGAGAAGACGTTGGCCGAGCTTCTGGCTGAAGTCGCCGACCCCGACCTGGAATGTCGGCTGGCGATAGACGACGATCTCTGA
- the nusB gene encoding transcription antitermination factor NusB — protein sequence MAKGMRRQGRELALKIIYSLQDQDSSLEEVFADFWANFRFRDDVLGDPHDESHRPIPPEVREYAEGLVRGVADYLERIDQMIEELSTNWALDRMARVDLSLLRLAAYELMARPDVPASVAINEAIEIGKIYGTKDTPAFVNGILDKISRACRPAGS from the coding sequence ATGGCCAAGGGAATGCGTAGGCAAGGGCGGGAGCTCGCCCTGAAAATCATCTACAGCTTGCAGGATCAGGACTCGTCCTTAGAAGAGGTCTTCGCTGATTTCTGGGCGAATTTTCGCTTTCGCGACGATGTCCTCGGCGATCCCCACGACGAATCCCATCGGCCGATTCCTCCCGAGGTGCGGGAGTATGCCGAGGGGCTGGTGCGCGGTGTGGCTGACTATCTCGAACGCATCGACCAGATGATCGAAGAGCTCTCTACCAACTGGGCTCTCGACCGCATGGCCCGGGTCGATCTGTCGCTGTTGCGGCTGGCCGCTTACGAGTTGATGGCCCGTCCCGACGTGCCTGCCAGTGTCGCTATCAACGAGGCGATCGAGATCGGCAAGATCTACGGCACCAAGGACACCCCGGCCTTCGTCAACGGCATTCTCGACAAAATCTCCCGCGCCTGTCGTCCCGCCGGGTCATGA
- the ribH gene encoding 6,7-dimethyl-8-ribityllumazine synthase: protein MSNVIEGHLDAGGLRFGLVVSRFNSFICDRLVEGAVDALVRHGADAGQIDIAKVPGAFELPLAAQRLAQSGRYDALICLGAVIRGSTPHFDYVAAEVSKGLASVGLASGLPVAFGVLTTDNIEQAIERAGTKAGNKGFEAAVTAIEMVNFLKKL, encoded by the coding sequence ATGAGCAATGTGATCGAAGGACATCTGGACGCCGGCGGGCTGCGCTTCGGGCTGGTGGTCAGCCGCTTCAACAGCTTCATCTGCGACCGTCTGGTCGAAGGGGCCGTCGATGCTTTGGTGCGCCATGGCGCCGATGCCGGACAGATCGACATCGCCAAGGTTCCCGGCGCGTTCGAGCTGCCACTGGCGGCCCAGCGCCTGGCCCAGAGCGGTCGTTACGACGCCCTCATCTGCCTTGGCGCGGTCATTCGCGGCTCCACTCCCCATTTCGATTATGTCGCCGCCGAAGTCTCCAAAGGGCTGGCCTCGGTCGGACTGGCGAGCGGTCTGCCGGTGGCCTTCGGCGTGCTGACCACCGACAATATCGAGCAAGCCATCGAGCGGGCCGGGACCAAGGCCGGTAACAAGGGCTTCGAGGCCGCCGTCACCGCCATTGAAATGGTCAACTTCTTGAAGAAACTGTAG